DNA from Arthrobacter sp. PvP023:
GGCCAACGACTTCGTGGCCTCCTTTGTGGGCAAGGACCGGGGTTTTCGTCACCTGGCGTTCAGCCCCTCCGACGCCGTCACGATCCATGACGTTCCGACGGTCAGCCGCAGGGAGCTGGAGGCCGGTGCTGCCGGATTGGGCGGCGACTGGCAGCTGGTACTGGATGCGGAGTCCCGCCCGCTCGGCTGGACGAACCCCGGTGCCGGCTCCGTGCTGATACCCGGGGGTTCGCTATTCCGGAAGGGGGATACGCTCCGGCGCGCCCTTGACGCAGCGTTGTCGTCGCCCTCGGGTCTGGGCGTGGCCGTGGACGCGGACGGCAGGTTCGCCGGAGTCCTTAAGGCGGATGAGGTGCTCGCTGTCATCGAATCGGCCCGGCTGGTCCGGCAGGGTGCCCTCTGATGGAATGGTTCCTGGCCAACAGCGGACGGGTGTTCGAGCTCGCCGGCCAGCACCTCGTGCTGGCCATAGTGCCCATGGTCCTTGGCCTGGCGCTCTCGATTCCGCTGGCCCAGTTTGCCCGGCGAAACAGGACCCTGCGCTCCGTGGTTGTCACGGCAACGTCCCTGCTCTACACAGTCCCGTCCCTTGCCCTGTTCATCATTCTCCCGTCAATTCTGGGGACCAGGGTCCTTGACCCTGTCAACGTGATCGTGGCCCTCACGATCTACGCCGTGGCGCTGCTGGTGCGGGCCGCGCTCGACGCCTTCGACTCGGTGGACGAAGATCTCCGGCAGGCCGCCGTCGCCATGGGGTTCAAACCGGGCGCGCGCTTCCTCCAGGTCGATCTCCCGCTCTCCCTGCCGGTACTGTTCGCCGGACTGCGGGTGGTGTCTGTCAGCAACATCTCCCTGGTGAGCGTGGCGGCCCTCCTGGGAATCGGTAACCTCGGCATGCTCTTCACCTCCGGCCTCCAACGGGGCTTCATTACCGAAGTCGTGGTCGGGATCATTGCCATCCTGGTGCTGGCACTTTTGATGGATGCGGTCCTCGTGCTTCTGGAACGTCTGCTGACGCCCTGGACCAGGGCTGCCGGCAGAACGGACAAGGCCGGGCTCCCTTCCGCGGCCGAACGGCTGTCCGATGTCCGGGCGGAGGGTGCGTCGGCATGAGCAACGTCTTTACGGACACCTTCGCCTGGCTGGGAGACCCGCTGAACTGGGCAGGGAGCTCGGGCATTCCCGCGAGGCTCGCTGAGCACCTGCAGTACACGGGACTCGTGATGCTGATTGCCACCGCCATCGCCGTCCCCATCGGCCTCTATGTCGGACACACCGGGCGCGGCCGGGTGGCGGTGGTTGCCTTGGCCGGTGCACTGCGGGCATTGCCCACCCTGGGCCTGCTGACCCTTTTCGTGCTGCTGGCCGGCATCGGCCTGATGCCTCCCATCTGGGCCCTGGTGATTCTCACGGTCCCCCCGCTGCTCGCGGGTACCTACGCCGGGATTGCCAGCGTGGACCGGAACGTCGTGGACGCGGCCCGGGCCATGGGCATGACCGAACTGCAGGTGCTGTTCCGGGCGGAATTTCCCAACGCACTGACCGTGATGTTCGGCGGATTCAGGACCGGTGTGCTCCAGGTGATCGCCACCGTCTCGGTGGTGGCCTACATCAACCTCGGCGGACTGGGCCGGTATCTCTTTGACGGCCTGGTGTTGTCTGATTTTCCGCAGATGCTGGGCGGTTCGCTGCTGATCGCAGCGCTGGCCATCACCGTCGATCTGCTGCTCGCTGTTTTCCAGAGGCTTTTCCTGTCCCGGGGAGCCTCTGCCACGCCAGGCCGGAGCCAGCAGGCGCCGGTTGATCTCACAGACCCCGTGCCCGCGGAGCCTGTTGTTCAAGGAGGTACATCATGAAGGAAACCAACCCTAGTAACCTGGGCCGCCGCGCCTTCGGCGGCCTGGCTGCCGGCGTGGGCCTAGCCCTGGCCCTGTCCGCGTGCGGCGGCGGTTCGGATCCGCTTGGAAGTGCGCCGGCCACGAGCGGTTCCGGGGCAGGATCGGCGCTGGTGATCGGGTCTGCGGACTTCCCCGAAAGCCAGATCATCGCTGAAATCTATGCCGGTGCCCTGAACGCCGCCGGCGTCACCGCCAGCACCAAACCCAACATCGGCTCGCGCGAGGTGTATTTCAAGGCTGTCCAGGACGGCTCTGTGGACGTGATTCCCGACTACAGCGGAAACCTCCTGCTGCATGTGAACAAGGAAGCCACCGAGGTTTCGGCGGAGGACATCTACAAGGCGCTTCCGGCCAAGCTGCCGGAGGGCCTGGCCGTACTGGAAGCGTCCAAGGCGGAGGACAAGGACGCCATGGTGGTGACGAAAGCTACGGCTGAAAAATACCAGCTCAAATCGATTGAAGACCTCGCCAAGGTCTGCAGCGAGCTTGTGGTCGGAGCTCCGGCTACCTTCGCAGAGCGCGCCTACGGCCTGCCGGGGTTGAAGAAGAACTACAGCTGCGAACCCAAGAAGCTGGAACCGTTCAGCGACGGCGGCGGCCCCATCACCGTCAAGGCGCTGCTTGAGGACCAGGTGCAGGTTGCGGACATCTACACCACCACGCCGGCCATTGCCGACAACGACCTGGTGGTCCTGGATGATCCCAAGAACAACTTCATCGCCCAGCAGGTCCTGCCGCTGTACAACAAGGCCAAGATGACCGATAAGGCCAAGGAAGCGCTCAACTCCGTTTCCAAGATCCTCACCACGGATGACCTGATCAACCTCAACCGTGCAGTCAGCGGGACGCAGAAGCAAAACCCGAAGGATGCTGCGGCGGCCTGGCTCAAGGACAAGGGCCTCGTCAAGTAGGCCAAACCAGCCGACGCAAGTCCGACGGCGCCTGCCGGACCTCACGGGGTCCGGCGGGCGCCGCCGTCGTTCTCCGTGTGAGTCAAGTCTCAGCGGAAGTACATCCTCCATATGGCATATTTGATGAATGGCAGAATTCAAGCAGTCCACCAAGCTTCATAATGT
Protein-coding regions in this window:
- a CDS encoding ABC transporter permease, whose translation is MSNVFTDTFAWLGDPLNWAGSSGIPARLAEHLQYTGLVMLIATAIAVPIGLYVGHTGRGRVAVVALAGALRALPTLGLLTLFVLLAGIGLMPPIWALVILTVPPLLAGTYAGIASVDRNVVDAARAMGMTELQVLFRAEFPNALTVMFGGFRTGVLQVIATVSVVAYINLGGLGRYLFDGLVLSDFPQMLGGSLLIAALAITVDLLLAVFQRLFLSRGASATPGRSQQAPVDLTDPVPAEPVVQGGTS
- a CDS encoding ABC transporter substrate-binding protein, translating into MKETNPSNLGRRAFGGLAAGVGLALALSACGGGSDPLGSAPATSGSGAGSALVIGSADFPESQIIAEIYAGALNAAGVTASTKPNIGSREVYFKAVQDGSVDVIPDYSGNLLLHVNKEATEVSAEDIYKALPAKLPEGLAVLEASKAEDKDAMVVTKATAEKYQLKSIEDLAKVCSELVVGAPATFAERAYGLPGLKKNYSCEPKKLEPFSDGGGPITVKALLEDQVQVADIYTTTPAIADNDLVVLDDPKNNFIAQQVLPLYNKAKMTDKAKEALNSVSKILTTDDLINLNRAVSGTQKQNPKDAAAAWLKDKGLVK
- a CDS encoding ABC transporter permease, with product MEWFLANSGRVFELAGQHLVLAIVPMVLGLALSIPLAQFARRNRTLRSVVVTATSLLYTVPSLALFIILPSILGTRVLDPVNVIVALTIYAVALLVRAALDAFDSVDEDLRQAAVAMGFKPGARFLQVDLPLSLPVLFAGLRVVSVSNISLVSVAALLGIGNLGMLFTSGLQRGFITEVVVGIIAILVLALLMDAVLVLLERLLTPWTRAAGRTDKAGLPSAAERLSDVRAEGASA